One stretch of Monomorium pharaonis isolate MP-MQ-018 chromosome 10, ASM1337386v2, whole genome shotgun sequence DNA includes these proteins:
- the LOC118647631 gene encoding uncharacterized protein LOC118647631 isoform X2, with protein sequence MEHVSNIQRDTVEDVFIEPNSKNFDDDGFVAVWIDLFGNNFRDKFPNDFDAWNVKKQSSWIKQNLAIFFPNVPHTILSFISAAYCQLDFYRSPEELPEWMNMDKYRRGQKFVQNHYFSIIMAKFMGLICIFSFKEGLSAFLLGEHSHTPYLGFKKYISTIIRMSNWYKGDPWVKGTKAYKDMQVTCRMHLAVRKKVCQMEHEQITSACTFANPWSLDRELLLKDFASAGLPEKFEPDKFVSKLPCKPKGINNSDFAIAQGAFVTLPLLYSQSIGIYNATDEDLEAFCHMWKCFGYFLGLEDEYNFCRGSLEEIKQRGRDLQYWIKEHFKELTPEWEHTSRCIRFKHASFIRIT encoded by the exons ATGGAGCATGTTAGTAATATTCAGCGTGACACAGTTGAAGACGTTTTCATAGAAcctaattcaaaaaattttgatgatgATGGATTTGTAGCAGTATGGATAGACTTGTTTGGAAACAATTTCCGAGATAAATTTCCAAATGATTTTGATGCTTGGAACGTAAAGAAGCAATCAAGTTGGATAAAACAGAACTTAGCGATATTTTTTCCAAACGTGCCACATACAATACTGAGCTTCATTTCGGCTGCTTATTGccaattagatttttatcGATCTCCAGAAGAATTACCTGAATGGATGAATATGGATAAATATCGGAGAGGGCAAAAATTTGTccaaaatcattatttctccATTATTATGGCCAAATTTATGGgtcttatttgtatattttcattCAAAGAAGGACTATCAGCATTTCTTCTGGGAGAACACAGTCACACTCCATATTTaggatttaaaaa gtaCATATCGACGATAATACGAATGTCAAATTGGTATAAAGGAGATCCTTGGGTTAAGGGAACTAAAGCTTATAAGGACATGCAAGTAACATGCAGAATGCACTTGGCGGTAAGAAAGAAAGTGTGTCAGATGGAGCATGAGCAAATTACTTCTGCGTGTACATTTGCAAATCCATGGAGTTTAGACCGTGAATTGCTTCTGAAAGATTTTGCTTCAGCTGGTCTACCTGAAAAATTCGAACCTGATAAATTTGTCAGTAAATTACCATGCAAACCAAAGGGTATAAATAACTCGGATTTCGCAATTGCCCAGGGCGCTTTTGTAACTCTGCCTTTGCTCTATTCACAAAGCATTGGAATATACAACGCGACTGACGAAGATTTGGAAGCCTTCTGCCATATGTGGAAGTGTTTTGGATATTTTCTCGGATTAGAAGATGA gTACAATTTTTGCCGTGGCAGTCTCGAGGAAATAAAACAACGTGGACGTGATCTTCAATATTGGATAAAAGAACATTTCAAAGAGTTGACACCAGAATGGGAGCATACTTCGAG ATGCATTAGATTTAAACATGCCTCATTTATACGCATCACTTAG
- the LOC118647631 gene encoding uncharacterized protein LOC118647631 isoform X1 → MEHVSNIQRDTVEDVFIEPNSKNFDDDGFVAVWIDLFGNNFRDKFPNDFDAWNVKKQSSWIKQNLAIFFPNVPHTILSFISAAYCQLDFYRSPEELPEWMNMDKYRRGQKFVQNHYFSIIMAKFMGLICIFSFKEGLSAFLLGEHSHTPYLGFKKYISTIIRMSNWYKGDPWVKGTKAYKDMQVTCRMHLAVRKKVCQMEHEQITSACTFANPWSLDRELLLKDFASAGLPEKFEPDKFVSKLPCKPKGINNSDFAIAQGAFVTLPLLYSQSIGIYNATDEDLEAFCHMWKCFGYFLGLEDEYNFCRGSLEEIKQRGRDLQYWIKEHFKELTPEWEHTSRCLVNSINYIVTYYMPFKVMILFITDALDLNMPHLYASLSYAELITYKIYKALFYALKFSSVRAIINKIALKLINRAANFNAEKLEKIHEQSKKIVPDFSLT, encoded by the exons ATGGAGCATGTTAGTAATATTCAGCGTGACACAGTTGAAGACGTTTTCATAGAAcctaattcaaaaaattttgatgatgATGGATTTGTAGCAGTATGGATAGACTTGTTTGGAAACAATTTCCGAGATAAATTTCCAAATGATTTTGATGCTTGGAACGTAAAGAAGCAATCAAGTTGGATAAAACAGAACTTAGCGATATTTTTTCCAAACGTGCCACATACAATACTGAGCTTCATTTCGGCTGCTTATTGccaattagatttttatcGATCTCCAGAAGAATTACCTGAATGGATGAATATGGATAAATATCGGAGAGGGCAAAAATTTGTccaaaatcattatttctccATTATTATGGCCAAATTTATGGgtcttatttgtatattttcattCAAAGAAGGACTATCAGCATTTCTTCTGGGAGAACACAGTCACACTCCATATTTaggatttaaaaa gtaCATATCGACGATAATACGAATGTCAAATTGGTATAAAGGAGATCCTTGGGTTAAGGGAACTAAAGCTTATAAGGACATGCAAGTAACATGCAGAATGCACTTGGCGGTAAGAAAGAAAGTGTGTCAGATGGAGCATGAGCAAATTACTTCTGCGTGTACATTTGCAAATCCATGGAGTTTAGACCGTGAATTGCTTCTGAAAGATTTTGCTTCAGCTGGTCTACCTGAAAAATTCGAACCTGATAAATTTGTCAGTAAATTACCATGCAAACCAAAGGGTATAAATAACTCGGATTTCGCAATTGCCCAGGGCGCTTTTGTAACTCTGCCTTTGCTCTATTCACAAAGCATTGGAATATACAACGCGACTGACGAAGATTTGGAAGCCTTCTGCCATATGTGGAAGTGTTTTGGATATTTTCTCGGATTAGAAGATGA gTACAATTTTTGCCGTGGCAGTCTCGAGGAAATAAAACAACGTGGACGTGATCTTCAATATTGGATAAAAGAACATTTCAAAGAGTTGACACCAGAATGGGAGCATACTTCGAGGTGTCTTGTCAActcgattaattatattgtaacatattatatgcCTTTTAAGGTGATGATATTATTCATTACAGATGCATTAGATTTAAACATGCCTCATTTATACGCATCACTTAGTTATGCAGAGTTAATCACGTATAAGATCTATAA AGCTTTATTCTacgcattaaaattttcaagtgtAAGagctattattaataaaatagcatTGAAACTAATTAATAGAGCAGCAAACTTCAATGcggaaaaattagaaaaaattcacGAGCAATCAAAAAAAATAGTACCAGATTTCTCTCTTACGTAA